One genomic window of Solanum dulcamara chromosome 12, daSolDulc1.2, whole genome shotgun sequence includes the following:
- the LOC129877298 gene encoding uncharacterized protein LOC129877298, with translation MAESTTRTIKLEEQLMDIEEEKVDEKPRELFLAELNLVLILSFFSLSSEEGKLEIDNDKDHNVISKINSTKRGGINKYRATEHEFPRFQTKIKDCRHCRRM, from the exons ATGGCTGAATCTACGACTAGGACGATCAAGCTTGAAGAACAATTAATGGATATAGAAGAAGAGAAGGTTGATGAGAAACCAAGAGAATTGTTTTTAGCAGAGCTGAATCTTGTTCTTAttctctcatttttttcattatcaTCTGAAGAAGGAAAATTAGAGATCGATAATGACAAAGATCACAACgttatttctaaaataaattcCACAAAACGCGGAGGAATCAATAAATACAGGGCTACTGAACATGAATTTCCCAGGTTTCAAACCAAGATTAAGGATTGCAG ACACTGCAGAAGAATGTGA